The window CCAATCAAAGCAAAGCCAGACAAAACACTCATAAGAAAGCATCTTTACGTCACCACGCATAACATGTTATGTTCTAGTTTTtacaaatttacaaaaataacaTTAGAAGGAAAAATCACATAAGTATGAGCATTTTGCATTTAATactgacgttttttttttctttttagttctaAATCAGCGTATTCATTTCACAATATTGACGCTTTGCTTCTTTCCCCTCCAATACCGGTTAATCTATGATCAACTTTGAAGGTGTGCTGATTCACAATAATCATGTAATCTTACGTATATGATATGgcttgggaaaaaaatatacgtATTCAGTCAGTCAAGTCGAAATCTTATCTGCTTCCCCGAGGATAAAGGATAATTggatcgaattgaattgaattgaatttaattcaaGTTAATTGAacttaatcaaatcaaattaaattcacGGAAGATTATTTCTGCTATCGAGAGTTTCTGGGACATTTAGTGCTAAATCTATGTCTTTGGATCGTAATTTGTTTATACGTCTTAATTACGTGTTATATCGATGTAAGTTTGGGGTAGGGGTATGTTCGCTGCTGtctgttaaaggtaggggataccttttacagaactcccaaaatgcagcaaaacattaaatatgaacctcaggagacttgtttaggccactgcttagaaatttagAAGTcgacagttatctacaatttgaataatgcacaaaactcaactactcagtagttctgtgtgtcagccacacttaagcctttttgttgcagtcttctgtatttttttttatctataaacacaaatctaaaagtatatgagctgatgtaataacatatagagtgtgtggcaagaatgcatatagaaatatttgtaagttttgatgaactttattcacaaaatatacatgatggacacacatgcagtgcatgggtctgcaaaggtagcctagtaatgtactggaatttacggtgagccccgaaaagaattcaattcaaaatctaacggtcaataagaatgtactaaatgttaccttccactttcaatactttatgggagtttctagaatgatactctcttcaacataccactgtgtttagtGACAACTCTTCATTtcaggcatgcaaatgggattccctacctttaaagtttTTACACGATCTATACGTTTCCCCAACGGCCGATGAGATGATATTTTCCCATTTTGAAtaattctcttctttttttttctacattgaTCCATGTTTGACTCATGATTTCTAAATGAACtctacaaaaatatgaagagtttgtttgcaaaaaccgataagtccatttttgaagattttgaagtacggtatctgtcataaaatacaaaataataccttttaattgatatattggtcactacacataaaggtacatttttgaagttatggtcaaaagaagcaaaaattttcttattattctctttatttttcttgacctttaatcgcaaatatctccatttgacagaTATggtcttatcggtttttgcaaacaaactcttcatatggagATTCAGAGAAACACTTCGATATGAAGTTCATCCAAAACATGATGGGAACcaatgatttaaatgaaaagatCCAAATGCTTGGAAACAAAGACATCACAATAAGTATACTTATTTAGGCTCAGAGAATACAAGCActtgatgataaacatgattaTAAGTGTATACGAAACTTTAGCAGTTCTTGAAATACCTCAAATCCTTCGTATTCATATAAACGTGTTGTTTAGGTGGGAGTTGATCAGTGCGGTGGAATAAATGCGGTGTTTTTAAGGCAGAGTGCTTACACTATCTCGGGTAATATAACACACATTCATTATCAGTTAAAGTGACATGTAAGCTATATACGGGAGTATAATGTTGCAGTGAAGTGACGCGAAATGGCAACTGTCACATCTTTAAGACGTTCTTTTCTGCTAGTTTCCTACACTCTATATAATAAGAGAAATAAGCCCAACTTTTGCACCTTCACGTGTGCTGTAAAACACCTTTCCGGGTACAACTTTGCACCATTTAGACCAGTGAGCACCTTCAACCCTCTCTGTGCCACATTTATTTCCTATTCATAgatatgtgtgtgaaatttgtgcatattGACTCATTgtcacagaaagggttaaggaTGAAACTTTGCGCCTTTAAAGGTACGTATTGTTCAGAAAGGTGCACAGTTGCACCCGTAAAGGTGCTACAATTGTGCCACACATAAAGGTGCAAAGTTAAACCTTTTTTCTTATAGTACATCTGCATTCATGATGAAACAATAGGACAGTTGCTGTAGCGCTCAGCTGGAGCTCTTTAAAATTATTCCCTCATTGTTGCAAACCAAATGAATCACTCATATATCTGCTATAAATCTACACTCATTACTTCATTGTTGCACTCTTTGCATAACCATAACGCAAAAACATGCCAAGATGTGTCCATATGAAAAGCAAATCTACAAAACCACTCATATATCTACTGGGAATTTAAAAACTCATACATCTACTGTAAATTTAGAAATTGTTGATTGGAGCAGTAACTTCAGTTGACAGACGACAGACGACTATTATGAATGCTTAACGTAAGTATTTAACTCTTCTCATATCTCACGGTGCAACATGAAGACTTAACAACTGCATAATGTCGAAATGATTCCTAGACGTCACCATCGTAGATTGTCGAATCTGAATCGTCTATTACTTTTCCACCAAACAAAGCCATTTTTCCCGATGTGCTAATTGTTGATTTAAATAATTCTCCTATCGCCTTGCGGAATTCAGGATTCCGAATCGTGTAAATGACAGGATTTGCGCAAGAATTACAAAAGGCTAGGGTAACTAGAGCGGAACTTAGAGGGCTGTACACATAGGACTCTGACAAAATACTAAGGTTGTAAAAGAGATATCCCGTCTGAGCCGGTGTCCACGAGATAAGGAAAACCGCAACAACAAGGAACAAAAGCTGTAGAGCACTCTTCCTGGCCACAAGGTACTTTACTGATGGGTTtgagttattgaagtttgaaCTTTCTCCTAGCCTGTGGCGGGATTGTCGATGGAGCACCAGTGCAGTGAGAGCCTGCGCTACAAGCATGATTAAAGCTGGTATGAGAAATTGAACGAGGTAAAGCATGATGCCTGAGATAATCTGGGCAATTCGTGACTGAAATACTTCAGTGCACTTGTCGCCCTTCGCACTAGCcacaaagaataagaaaacGTTCACCAAAAATGCGGCCAGCCATGTCACGGCAACAGCTTTGCCAACCCTCTGCCGTGTTACAAGACGCTTGAAATGAAGAGGGTGGGCAATCGCAATGTATCTCTCTATTGGAATCAATGCGAGAGTGAAGATGGAGGCATCAACTGAAATCCACATGGGCATCGATGTGTAAACAACCTTGCAGTAGACATCCCCTAGCCATGTTTCAGGCACCCTGAGTTCCGTAGGCAGTGGGACCATGAACACTGATGTTAAGAAATCCGCAACGGCAAGAGCACCGATCATTGCATCAGTTGACCGGCAATTGTGGCGTCTTTGGAATAAGACGATGATCACGGTCAGGTTTCCCACTATTCCCAGGATGGACATTGCTAGTTGTAGAATAGTCACCCATGTCCACGAAACTGATTGCCACTTCCAAAGCACCTTGGGAACAGCAGATTCTTCCTCATTTTGCCTGGTCAAATTTGGCGGACTATTTTCAGCAGTCTCCGTAAAGATTTCTGTCTGATTTTCACGGTTCATTTCAATAGTGGTAAAATCTTTTTCTGGGAATGCcttcatttgaacattttcGTTGTGCTGTCGGGTTGTTTCGATATGTAAATAGTTCTTTTCAAACTGAGTAGAAACTGAAACATTGTCCAAACGTTGGGAATATGTCGTCAAATTGCTGTGAATGACCTCGATGGTTGAATGACGTGTAGAATTAACAACCTGTGCCCTCGTAGTGGTTGGGGGAGAGTATTGAACAGCCATAGTCCTGACCGGCTCCGCAGTGACTGTGAGACGAACCGTTATAGTTATGATAAGGAGAACGATCGTTCGAGTGGTTGACCTCATTGTTCCTCTTGCTTTTCCTGTATTAAAGGATATAACATCATAAAATGGTAACGATGTTCATTATTCCGTTGGTTAAGGCATGACAGAGGATCTAAAAGTGCATTATCGATTTCATCTGCGATTTTTTATGAAATGCtggattgttttattttcacttcattgATATCCGCTTGAACAATAATTGGTGTGGCATTGCATGCCTTGTTAGCATAACAGGAATTAATTGAAACTTATTTCAACAGTCATTTTCAAACGCTCTTCTGCATGAGTGATTGCCAAAAAGAGCATGCAGAAGGTCATTACACgagaaaatattaccaaaagagtgaaaattaaaagaaaaatgcctTTGAGATATGTGAGAATTTAACTACAATTCATCTACAAAGGCATAGATTTCATAAAAATCCTTGTTATGACATCTAGCTACGATGTCTAAATTCCTATTATGTGATTGGAAAAGATAATTTACTACCTCTTCTTCAGCTACACCctaaaactgaaatgaaattgtgatattgaaattgaaattgaaaatgatttagTGATCAGCAATTTTCCAACGTTAGTCTAGATATTAAAGATATTAACTTGATTAACGATACTCTACAACcagcagtcagtccgcagcacccgataattcgctcgtatttattcaactcgtatgcaagcccgctttaggcttgcatacgtaatgagctgcgtaaggggattttgtccttgggctttcggctacaaaaatacaccttatgttcacaaatttggtatcaaattcaaggaaaatatgtaaactatcgtcatttactcaaattattgtaaatgaaaaatttcatagcgtaatttgagcttgaaaaatgatgaaaaaagtaattcgtgcagtatactttcaagacgtcaaaaaataccaaattcacct of the Diadema setosum chromosome 16, eeDiaSeto1, whole genome shotgun sequence genome contains:
- the LOC140239612 gene encoding trace amine-associated receptor 7a-like yields the protein MSILGIVGNLTVIIVLFQRRHNCRSTDAMIGALAVADFLTSVFMVPLPTELRVPETWLGDVYCKVVYTSMPMWISVDASIFTLALIPIERYIAIAHPLHFKRLVTRQRVGKAVAVTWLAAFLVNVFLFFVASAKGDKCTEVFQSRIAQIISGIMLYLVQFLIPALIMLVAQALTALVLHRQSRHRLGESSNFNNSNPSVKYLVARKSALQLLFLVVAVFLISWTPAQTGYLFYNLSILSESYVYSPLSSALVTLAFCNSCANPVIYTIRNPEFRKAIGELFKSTISTSGKMALFGGKVIDDSDSTIYDGDV